The following coding sequences are from one Triplophysa dalaica isolate WHDGS20190420 chromosome 12, ASM1584641v1, whole genome shotgun sequence window:
- the onecutl gene encoding one cut domain, family member, like, producing MDGNMGEMSVHSHVELAHSQDSRAMLHSRDLAAAFPRPSLGGPSMGLESDHQSTGYDHGMTTLGYSRDAATSCGSTYTTLTPLQPFDDKFHHHHHHPCLPVSNVIGSFTLMREDRGLGGNYYTPYGKDFGIGQGLSPPLGSAGLETTMHGYGSLGSQNGHGSQMLTGGHEVHMGTNGGNMCRTAPDFGREMSPPSLGGEHGVSHQLNKMDAHQHTPTYHHHIYNQSYQHHLTSQQASKLADLASSSPSSSGSILGREGMLPGSQNAGEEINTKDVAQRIITELKRYSIPQAIFAERVLCRSQGTLSDLLRNPKPWGKLKSGRETFKRMSRWLQEPEFQRMASLRLEACKRKEQEQSKLERNQGPKRTRLVFTDLQRRTLLAIFRENHRPTKDLQITISQQLGLELSTVSNFFMNARRRNVNRWSEEGRPSSTGSSGSSSASPAVTCSTA from the exons ATGGATGGTAATATGGGTGAGATGTCCGTACACAGCCATGTGGAGCTGGCACACAGTCAGGACAGCCGTGCCATGCTGCACTCTCGGGATCTCGCGGCAGCCTTTCCTCGTCCCTCTTTGGGAGGCCCATCCATGGGCCTAGAGTCTGATCATCAGAGCACCGGGTACGACCACGGCATGACCACACTGGGGTACAGCAGGGATGCTGCGACCAGCTGTGGTAGCACCTATACCACTCTGACACCCCTTCAGCCCTTTGATGACAAATTccaccatcatcaccaccacCCCTGCCTGCCCGTCAGCAACGTTATTGGCAGCTTCACTCTCATGCGAGAAGATCGAGGTCTGGGGGGAAACTACTACACCCCATACGGAAAAGACTTTGGGATAGGGCAGGGTCTGTCTCCACCGCTGGGCAGTGCTGGCCTGGAGACCACCATGCATGGCTATGGCAGCTTGGGGAGTCAGAATGGACACGGTAGCCAGATGCTAACAGGTGGCCATGAGGTCCATATGGGCACTAATGGTGGCAACATGTGTCGAACAGCACCAGACTTTGGGAGGGAGATGTCACCACCCTCTCTGGGGGGCGAGCACGGGGTCAGTCACCAGCTAAACAAAATGGATGCCCATCAGCACACTCCCACCTACCACCACCATATATACAACCAAAGCTATCAGCACCATCTCACCAGCCAACAGGCCTCCAAGCTCGCTGATCTGGCCTCTTCCTCCCCGTCCTCCTCCGGCTCCATCCTGGGAAGAGAGGGCATGCTGCCCGGCTCTCAGAATGCAGGAGAGGAGATCAATACCAAAGATGTGGCTCAGAGAATCATCACAGAATTAAAGAGGTACAGCATCCCACAAGCCATCTTCGCAGAGAGAGTTCTTTGCAGGTCTCAGGGCACTCTGTCAGACCTGCTCAGGAACCCTAAACCGTGGGGAAAACTCAAATCTGGCCGTGAGACCTTCAAGAGGATGTCCCGCTGGCTGCAGGAGCCAGAGTTTCAGAGGATGGCCTCTTTACGCCTGGAAG CTTGTAAGCGTAAGGAACAGGAGCAGTCTAAGCTAGAGAGGAACCAGGGGCCCAAGCGTACTCGTCTGGTCTTCACAGACCTACAGCGTCGCACTCTTTTGGCCATTTTCAGAGAGAATCACAGACCTACCAAAGACCTGCAGATCACCATCTCCCAGCAGCTGGGCCTTGAGCTCTCCACCGTAAGCAACTTCTTTATGAACGCGCGTCGCAGAAATGTCAACCGCTGGAGCGAAGAGGGCCGTCCGTCCTCCACTGGCTCGTCGGGGTCCAGCTCGGCATCTCCAGCTGTGACTTGCTCCACGGCATGA